In Rathayibacter sp. VKM Ac-2762, one DNA window encodes the following:
- a CDS encoding phosphoribosyltransferase, producing MVSDADDSAALLAATEKEVLGWLEFGDAARHLADDVVASGYRPELVVAIARGGLLLAGAVAYALGIKSCGALNVEFYTGVEARLAEPVVLPPLLDEASVRGKRILLVDDVSDSGHTLALSVKLIRAMGAEVRTVTLYTKPRTVLEPDFFWRRTPRWIVFPWSALPPVDGALAEDDE from the coding sequence ATGGTTTCCGACGCCGACGACTCCGCCGCCCTCCTCGCCGCCACGGAGAAGGAGGTGCTCGGCTGGCTCGAGTTCGGCGACGCCGCTCGGCACCTGGCCGACGACGTGGTCGCGTCGGGCTACCGGCCGGAGCTGGTCGTCGCCATCGCGCGCGGCGGTCTGCTCCTCGCGGGCGCCGTGGCCTACGCGCTCGGCATCAAGAGCTGCGGCGCGCTGAACGTCGAGTTCTACACCGGCGTCGAGGCGCGCCTGGCGGAGCCCGTGGTGCTGCCGCCGCTGCTCGACGAGGCGTCCGTGCGCGGCAAGCGCATCCTCCTGGTCGACGACGTCTCCGACTCCGGCCACACCCTCGCCCTCTCGGTGAAGCTCATCCGCGCGATGGGTGCCGAGGTGCGCACCGTGACCCTCTACACGAAGCCGCGCACGGTGCTCGAGCCCGATTTCTTCTGGCGCCGCACCCCGCGCTGGATCGTCTTCCCCTGGTCGGCTCTGCCCCCGGTGGACGGAGCCCTCGCCGAGGACGACGAGTGA
- a CDS encoding acyltransferase family protein, translated as MPPADPVPATAGTAVTPKRRVPLWDNARFVCVTLVVIGHGVQRLTANSDTSLIVYLTIYAFHMPAFAIISGYFSKSGAPSGRAMRRVLTDILLPYLIMETIWTLVQFLVEGKQEFNPTKPSWTLWFLLALGIFRLVLPYLALLRWPLLISVVLAVGVSYYDNIDSTFSLARAIGILPFFVFGWRLRGFAPGGRSAVDRWLDQPPSRVLLARILAVVLFAVTAVVMTVNIEAFRAADLRYWFFYDRPYDALGETQWWAGLVRLALMAGAVVLSLALFALVPRRRTPLTAWGQSTMYVYLLHSFVLYPLRESGILSRTESTLALVLMIVFCIAVSVALSLGWTRTVFHRMVEPRAAWLFAPAADERPRRPDRADPTGAKRDRQPERR; from the coding sequence GTGCCGCCCGCCGACCCGGTTCCCGCGACCGCCGGGACAGCCGTCACCCCGAAGCGCCGCGTACCCCTCTGGGACAACGCGCGCTTCGTCTGCGTGACCCTCGTCGTGATCGGGCACGGCGTCCAGCGGCTGACGGCCAACTCCGACACCTCGCTCATCGTCTACCTGACGATCTACGCCTTCCACATGCCGGCGTTCGCGATCATCTCGGGCTACTTCTCCAAGAGCGGCGCACCGAGCGGGCGCGCGATGCGGCGGGTGCTGACCGACATCCTCCTGCCCTACCTGATCATGGAGACGATCTGGACCCTGGTGCAGTTCCTGGTCGAGGGGAAGCAGGAGTTCAACCCGACGAAGCCGAGCTGGACGCTGTGGTTCCTGCTCGCGCTGGGCATCTTCCGCCTCGTCCTCCCCTACCTGGCGCTGCTGCGCTGGCCGCTGCTGATCAGCGTGGTGCTCGCGGTCGGGGTCAGCTACTACGACAACATCGACTCGACCTTCTCGCTCGCGCGCGCGATCGGGATCCTGCCGTTCTTCGTGTTCGGCTGGCGCCTGCGCGGCTTCGCCCCCGGCGGCCGCTCCGCCGTCGACCGCTGGCTCGATCAGCCGCCGTCGCGGGTGCTCCTCGCCCGGATCCTCGCCGTCGTCCTCTTCGCGGTCACGGCGGTCGTCATGACCGTCAACATCGAGGCGTTCCGAGCGGCGGACCTGCGCTACTGGTTCTTCTACGACCGCCCCTACGACGCCCTCGGCGAGACCCAGTGGTGGGCCGGGCTGGTGCGGCTGGCCCTGATGGCCGGAGCGGTCGTGCTCTCGCTCGCGCTCTTCGCGCTGGTTCCGCGCCGCCGCACCCCGCTCACCGCCTGGGGGCAGTCGACGATGTACGTCTACCTCCTCCACAGCTTCGTCCTCTATCCGCTGCGGGAGTCCGGGATCCTCTCGCGGACGGAGAGCACGCTCGCCCTCGTGCTGATGATCGTGTTCTGCATCGCGGTCTCGGTCGCGCTCTCACTGGGCTGGACCCGCACCGTCTTCCACCGGATGGTCGAGCCCCGCGCGGCCTGGCTCTTCGCCCCGGCGGCCGACGAGAGGCCCCGGCGCCCGGACCGCGCCGACCCCACGGGCGCCAAGCGCGACCGGCAGCCCGAGCGGCGCTGA
- a CDS encoding bifunctional o-acetylhomoserine/o-acetylserine sulfhydrylase, giving the protein MTDSEKWQFETKQIHSGAAPDPVTKARATPIYQTTSYVFDNAEHAQNLFALAEFGNIYTRIQNPTQAVVEERLTALEGGSGALLLASGQAAETAAVLNIAQAGDHIVSSSSIYGGTYNLFKYTLAKLGIETTFVENQDDREEWRRAVRPNTKLFFAETVGNPKINILDIRTVADVAHDAGVPLIVDNTIATPYLIRPFEHGADIIVHSATKFLGGHGTVIGGAIVDGGRFSWTANAERFPGLTTPDESYHGAVYTAAVGDSLAYIIKARVQLLRDLGASIAPASAWQLIQGIETLSLRIERHVQNAQEIAEYLENHSDIASVNYSGLPTSPWYAAANRYAPKGVGAVLSFELKGGVDAGRAFVDSLELFSHLANIGDVRSLVIHPASTTHSQLSPEQQLTAGVTPGLVRLSVGLENVDDLRADLDQALRAARAVVEASRANA; this is encoded by the coding sequence ATGACCGACTCCGAGAAGTGGCAGTTCGAGACCAAGCAGATCCACTCGGGCGCCGCGCCGGACCCGGTGACCAAGGCCCGCGCGACGCCGATCTACCAGACCACCTCCTACGTCTTCGACAACGCGGAGCACGCCCAGAACCTGTTCGCGCTGGCCGAGTTCGGGAACATCTACACCCGTATCCAGAACCCGACGCAGGCGGTCGTGGAGGAGCGGCTCACCGCCCTCGAGGGCGGCTCCGGCGCCCTGCTGCTCGCCTCGGGCCAGGCCGCCGAGACCGCGGCAGTGCTGAACATCGCCCAGGCCGGCGACCACATCGTCTCGTCGTCCTCGATCTACGGCGGCACCTACAACCTCTTCAAGTACACCCTCGCCAAGCTCGGCATCGAGACGACCTTCGTCGAGAACCAGGACGACCGCGAGGAGTGGCGCCGCGCCGTCCGCCCGAACACGAAGCTGTTCTTCGCCGAGACCGTCGGCAACCCCAAGATCAACATCCTCGACATCCGCACCGTGGCCGATGTCGCGCACGACGCCGGCGTGCCCCTGATCGTGGACAACACCATCGCGACGCCCTACCTGATCCGCCCCTTCGAGCACGGCGCGGACATCATCGTGCACTCGGCGACGAAGTTCCTCGGCGGCCACGGCACGGTCATCGGCGGAGCGATCGTCGACGGCGGCCGCTTCTCGTGGACCGCGAACGCCGAGCGCTTCCCCGGCCTCACCACGCCGGACGAGTCGTACCACGGCGCCGTCTACACCGCCGCGGTCGGCGACTCCCTCGCCTACATCATCAAGGCCCGCGTGCAGCTCCTGCGCGACCTCGGCGCCTCGATCGCCCCGGCGAGCGCCTGGCAGCTCATCCAGGGCATCGAGACCCTCTCGCTCCGGATCGAGCGCCACGTGCAGAACGCGCAGGAGATCGCGGAGTACCTCGAGAACCACTCCGACATCGCCTCGGTGAACTACTCGGGCCTGCCGACCTCGCCCTGGTACGCCGCGGCCAACCGCTACGCGCCGAAGGGCGTGGGCGCGGTGCTCTCATTCGAGCTCAAGGGCGGAGTGGACGCCGGCCGGGCCTTCGTCGACTCGCTGGAGCTGTTCTCGCACCTGGCCAACATCGGCGACGTCCGCTCGCTCGTCATCCACCCCGCGTCGACCACGCACTCGCAGCTCTCGCCCGAGCAGCAGCTGACCGCCGGCGTCACTCCGGGCCTGGTGCGCCTGTCGGTGGGACTCGAGAACGTCGACGACCTCCGCGCCGACCTCGACCAGGCCCTCCGCGCCGCGCGCGCCGTCGTCGAGGCCTCCCGCGCGAACGCCTGA
- a CDS encoding homoserine O-acetyltransferase produces MDWQQTLEDTVPSAFVTERQLLSVIGKPPATGAWRDGDHPGGRRFVDLGPFDFEAGGRLPHARIAYESWGALNERRDNAVLVLHALTGDSHLLGRGDPGHATDGWWSGLVGPGLVIDTDRFFVVAPNMLGGCQGSSGPASLAPDGHEWGARFPYTSIRDQVRAQVQFSDLLGVERWHTVIGGSMGGMQALEWGIDHAERVARLAVLAAPPRATADQIALNFVQLEAIRNDAAFAGGSYYDAGDGQGPYHGLALARRMALLNYRSPSELNDRFERSWQSGLSPLGGGGRFAVESYLDFHGNKFTRRFDANSYITLVEAMNSHDVGRGRGGEAAALSRITSPTLVLGIDSDRLFPVEGQRIIAAHAPGALDGGEVAVITSTFGHDGFLIEDDAVGAHLARLLAHPATA; encoded by the coding sequence ATGGACTGGCAGCAGACACTCGAGGACACGGTCCCGTCGGCGTTCGTCACCGAGCGCCAGCTCCTCTCGGTCATCGGCAAGCCGCCCGCCACCGGAGCCTGGCGCGACGGCGACCACCCTGGCGGACGCCGCTTCGTCGACCTCGGCCCGTTCGACTTCGAGGCGGGCGGCCGCCTCCCCCACGCCCGCATCGCCTACGAGAGCTGGGGCGCTCTGAACGAGCGCCGCGACAACGCCGTCCTCGTCCTGCACGCGCTGACCGGCGACTCCCACCTGCTCGGCCGCGGCGATCCCGGCCACGCGACGGACGGCTGGTGGTCGGGACTCGTCGGCCCCGGCCTCGTGATCGACACCGACCGCTTCTTCGTGGTCGCCCCGAACATGCTCGGCGGCTGCCAGGGCTCCAGCGGTCCCGCGTCCCTCGCCCCCGACGGCCACGAGTGGGGCGCACGGTTCCCGTACACGAGCATCCGCGACCAGGTGCGGGCACAGGTGCAGTTCAGCGACCTGCTCGGCGTCGAGCGCTGGCACACCGTCATCGGCGGCTCGATGGGCGGGATGCAGGCGCTGGAGTGGGGGATCGACCACGCGGAGCGGGTCGCGCGCCTCGCGGTTCTGGCCGCTCCCCCGCGGGCCACGGCCGACCAGATCGCCCTCAACTTCGTGCAGCTCGAGGCGATCCGCAACGACGCGGCCTTCGCGGGCGGCTCCTACTACGACGCCGGCGACGGCCAGGGCCCGTACCACGGCCTCGCGCTCGCCCGCCGGATGGCACTGCTCAACTACCGCAGCCCCTCCGAGCTCAACGACCGCTTCGAGCGCAGCTGGCAGTCGGGGCTCAGCCCGCTCGGCGGCGGCGGCCGCTTCGCCGTGGAGTCGTACCTCGACTTCCACGGCAACAAGTTCACGCGCCGCTTCGACGCGAACAGCTACATCACGCTCGTCGAGGCGATGAACTCGCACGACGTCGGCCGCGGCCGGGGCGGCGAGGCGGCCGCCCTCTCCCGGATCACCAGCCCGACCCTCGTCCTCGGCATCGACAGCGACCGGCTCTTCCCGGTCGAGGGCCAGCGGATCATCGCGGCGCACGCTCCCGGCGCCCTCGACGGCGGAGAGGTCGCGGTGATCACCTCGACGTTCGGCCACGACGGGTTCCTCATCGAGGACGACGCGGTCGGCGCGCACCTCGCCCGGCTGCTGGCGCATCCCGCGACGGCCTGA
- a CDS encoding peptidase S51: MSVHLIGGGGGVEHDQQLYGAFLAEARAHAVDAGRIEGPHIAIVVVHDGLGPEAYAGYAALLATVGPLDAFAVMKPEGGRIDPAVFDDVDGIFVGGGLTPAYRDALEACFPRLRDLVSSGVPYAGYSAGAAVAADRALVGGHRIGGVAVVPEGAAEELDEVTVLEGIGLIDVTVDVHAAQWGTLGRLVAAVEAGLVDGGVALDESTVLIVGTGALRVGGAGSVWRVSGSDAGVVVATLAAG, encoded by the coding sequence GTGAGCGTCCACCTGATCGGCGGCGGAGGCGGCGTCGAGCACGACCAGCAGCTGTACGGGGCGTTCCTCGCGGAGGCGCGCGCCCACGCGGTCGACGCCGGCCGGATCGAGGGCCCGCACATCGCGATCGTCGTCGTCCACGACGGGCTCGGCCCGGAGGCCTACGCCGGCTACGCGGCACTGCTCGCGACGGTCGGCCCGCTCGACGCGTTCGCCGTGATGAAGCCGGAGGGCGGCCGGATCGATCCCGCGGTCTTCGACGACGTCGACGGGATCTTCGTCGGCGGAGGGCTGACCCCGGCCTACCGCGACGCGCTCGAGGCCTGCTTCCCGCGGCTGCGCGATCTCGTCTCCTCCGGAGTGCCGTACGCCGGCTACTCGGCGGGAGCCGCCGTCGCGGCCGACCGCGCCCTCGTCGGCGGCCACCGGATCGGCGGCGTCGCCGTCGTCCCGGAGGGCGCGGCGGAGGAGCTCGACGAGGTCACGGTGCTCGAGGGCATCGGTCTCATCGACGTGACGGTCGACGTGCACGCGGCGCAGTGGGGGACCCTCGGCCGCCTGGTCGCGGCCGTCGAGGCGGGCCTGGTCGACGGCGGCGTCGCGCTCGACGAGTCCACCGTGCTGATCGTCGGCACCGGCGCGCTCCGCGTCGGCGGCGCCGGCTCGGTGTGGCGCGTCAGCGGCAGCGACGCCGGAGTCGTCGTCGCGACGCTCGCGGCGGGCTGA
- a CDS encoding histidine kinase translates to MIRSARERDRLLRHSACGIGLLTEAGALGMALIPGTLQPAAVPFAVALLLGMMAAHVELARTGRRSRVITVAVGGLLLGWGLALGLAPGADFAGFVLVNTANAVTASIAVVVTTSARRLLLLLPVLLPSLIPSVLVSSGTMIPTVVVQSLLPWGTLCGFALWIGTAVPRVVRRIDSIGNAHRVERLASETEAQRRQGARLLHDTVLATLTLLAHSGRGVSVDALRQQAAQDAQLLRQLRLGGTPTPSASGSYQLTSVTSAPAANTLETVRNRFGRMGLDVIWHGSGQVALTGAALDSFVLALAECLENVRRHSGVASADVTITEDETTVRAMVTDAGAGFDIATVPDTKLGFKESVIARLGDVGGRTRLFSAPGSGTTVVLEVPK, encoded by the coding sequence ATGATCCGCAGCGCCCGCGAGCGCGACCGGCTGCTGCGCCACTCCGCCTGCGGGATCGGCCTGCTCACGGAAGCGGGGGCGCTCGGCATGGCCCTCATCCCCGGAACGCTCCAGCCCGCCGCCGTGCCGTTCGCCGTCGCGCTGCTCCTGGGCATGATGGCCGCCCACGTCGAGCTCGCCCGGACGGGGCGCCGCAGCCGCGTGATCACGGTCGCCGTCGGCGGCCTGCTGCTGGGCTGGGGCCTCGCCCTGGGGCTCGCTCCGGGCGCCGACTTCGCCGGGTTCGTCCTGGTCAACACCGCGAACGCCGTGACCGCGAGCATCGCCGTGGTCGTGACGACGTCCGCGCGCCGCCTGCTCCTGCTGCTGCCGGTGCTCCTCCCGAGCCTGATCCCGTCGGTGCTCGTCTCGAGCGGCACCATGATCCCCACCGTGGTCGTCCAGAGCCTGCTGCCCTGGGGCACGCTCTGCGGCTTCGCCCTCTGGATCGGCACAGCGGTCCCGCGGGTGGTGCGGCGGATCGACAGCATCGGCAACGCGCACCGTGTGGAGCGCCTCGCCAGCGAGACGGAGGCGCAGCGCCGGCAGGGCGCGCGGCTCCTGCACGACACGGTGCTGGCCACCCTCACGCTCCTCGCGCACTCGGGCCGCGGAGTGTCGGTCGACGCGCTCCGGCAGCAGGCGGCGCAGGACGCGCAGCTCCTGCGCCAGCTCCGGCTCGGCGGGACCCCCACCCCGAGCGCGTCCGGCTCCTACCAGCTGACCAGCGTCACCTCCGCCCCCGCGGCCAACACCCTCGAGACCGTCCGCAACCGCTTCGGCCGGATGGGGCTCGACGTGATCTGGCACGGCTCCGGCCAGGTGGCGCTCACCGGCGCGGCCCTCGACTCCTTCGTGCTCGCCCTGGCGGAGTGCCTCGAGAACGTGCGCCGCCACTCCGGCGTCGCCTCGGCCGACGTGACGATCACCGAGGACGAGACGACCGTCCGCGCGATGGTCACGGACGCGGGCGCGGGCTTCGACATCGCGACCGTCCCCGACACGAAGCTCGGCTTCAAGGAGTCGGTGATCGCCCGGCTCGGCGACGTCGGCGGCCGCACCAGACTGTTCAGCGCCCCCGGATCGGGGACGACCGTGGTGCTGGAGGTCCCCAAGTGA
- a CDS encoding SDR family NAD(P)-dependent oxidoreductase, whose amino-acid sequence MDRRVVVTGASSGIGAATVRLFREHGWEVVAVARRRDRLEALAAETGAGYFAADLTDAAQVDALRDHLASSGPVHALVNNAGGALGLDSVERSDPEDWRRMFEINVLSVKLVTSALLPLLRAGIRGSGTSADIVTVTSIAGHVAYEGGGGYNAAKHAAHALVAVLRLELAGEPIRVIEIAPGMVHTDEFSLVRFGGDRERADAVYAEVPDPLVAEDVAAAIVSSVELPAHVNLDLVTIKPVAQAAPHKVAKGPLAPRA is encoded by the coding sequence GTGGATCGACGCGTTGTCGTGACAGGAGCGAGTTCAGGGATCGGGGCGGCCACGGTCCGCCTGTTCCGCGAGCACGGCTGGGAGGTCGTCGCCGTCGCGCGCCGGCGCGACCGGCTGGAGGCGCTCGCCGCGGAGACCGGCGCCGGGTACTTCGCCGCCGACCTCACCGACGCCGCCCAGGTCGACGCTCTGCGCGACCACCTCGCCTCCTCCGGGCCCGTGCACGCCCTCGTGAACAACGCGGGCGGCGCGCTCGGACTCGACTCGGTCGAGAGGTCCGACCCCGAGGACTGGCGCCGCATGTTCGAGATCAACGTGCTCTCGGTGAAGCTCGTGACCAGCGCGCTGCTCCCGCTGCTGCGCGCCGGGATCCGGGGGAGCGGCACCTCCGCGGACATCGTGACGGTCACCTCGATCGCCGGCCACGTCGCCTACGAGGGCGGAGGCGGGTACAACGCCGCCAAGCACGCCGCGCACGCGCTGGTCGCCGTGCTGCGGCTCGAGCTGGCCGGCGAGCCGATCCGCGTGATCGAGATCGCGCCGGGGATGGTGCACACGGACGAGTTCTCGCTGGTCCGCTTCGGCGGCGACCGGGAGCGCGCCGACGCGGTCTACGCCGAGGTCCCCGACCCGCTCGTCGCGGAGGACGTCGCCGCTGCGATCGTCTCCTCGGTGGAGCTCCCCGCCCACGTCAACCTCGACCTGGTGACCATCAAGCCGGTCGCGCAGGCGGCCCCGCACAAGGTCGCGAAGGGACCCCTGGCCCCGCGCGCCTGA